One Candidatus Sulfurimonas baltica DNA segment encodes these proteins:
- the rplX gene encoding 50S ribosomal protein L24, whose amino-acid sequence MAKFNFKKGDTVEIIAGDDRGTKATVLEVLPKKNKVIVEGCKVAKKAIKPTEENTKGGHINKEMPIDVSNVRKVEA is encoded by the coding sequence ATGGCAAAGTTTAATTTCAAAAAAGGCGATACTGTAGAAATTATCGCTGGTGATGATCGCGGAACTAAAGCTACTGTACTTGAAGTATTACCTAAGAAAAACAAGGTAATAGTAGAGGGTTGTAAAGTTGCTAAGAAAGCTATCAAACCAACTGAAGAGAACACTAAAGGTGGACATATCAATAAAGAGATGCCTATAGATGTTTCAAATGTTCGTAAAGTGGAGGCATAA